Proteins encoded within one genomic window of Hominilimicola fabiformis:
- a CDS encoding rhamnogalacturonidase, with translation MDKQEIFPDGTVIDKWFYDINIPELSDLGKQYVLTDNNVLDDDKIHTKEIQNLIDRAYENGGGVIVVPKGTYLTGALFFKQGVNLYIEDGGVLKGSDDIYDYPIMQTRMEGETCPYFSALINADNVDGFKMCGKGTIDGNGLKSWRAFWLRCEWNPNCTNKDEQRPRLVYISNSSNVTIADLHLQNSHYWTTHIYKCHHVKYINCNIFSPAKPIKAPSTDAVDIDVCTDVLVKNCYLEVNDDSVVLKGGKGPWADKLPENGSNERILIEDCTYGFCHGCLTCGSESVHNKNIILRRINIKEGKNLLWLKMRPDTPQHYEYISVEDINGKIDSFININPWTQFYDLKDRKDIPLSYADNVVMKNCECECNTFFDVKTDESQYILSDFTFENLQIKAKVNGFDENAIRNVKIENVKVTL, from the coding sequence ATGGACAAACAAGAAATTTTCCCTGACGGAACTGTTATAGATAAGTGGTTTTACGATATAAATATACCCGAATTAAGTGATTTGGGTAAGCAATATGTATTAACCGATAACAATGTCCTTGATGACGACAAGATACATACGAAAGAAATACAGAATTTGATTGACAGAGCATATGAAAACGGCGGCGGAGTGATTGTAGTTCCGAAAGGAACATATCTTACGGGTGCGTTGTTTTTCAAACAAGGGGTAAATCTTTATATTGAGGACGGCGGAGTGTTAAAGGGCAGTGATGATATTTACGATTATCCGATAATGCAAACTCGTATGGAGGGTGAAACGTGTCCGTATTTTTCTGCATTGATTAATGCAGATAATGTTGACGGTTTTAAAATGTGCGGAAAAGGTACAATAGACGGAAACGGTTTGAAATCGTGGAGAGCGTTTTGGCTGAGATGTGAATGGAATCCCAACTGTACCAACAAGGACGAGCAGCGTCCAAGACTTGTTTACATATCAAACAGCAGTAATGTCACAATAGCTGATTTGCACTTGCAAAATTCGCACTATTGGACTACTCATATATACAAATGTCATCACGTCAAGTATATAAACTGCAATATATTTTCACCGGCAAAGCCGATTAAAGCACCAAGTACAGACGCTGTTGATATAGACGTGTGTACAGATGTTTTGGTTAAAAATTGTTATCTTGAAGTTAATGATGATTCGGTGGTACTGAAAGGCGGAAAAGGTCCTTGGGCGGATAAATTACCCGAAAACGGCTCTAACGAACGTATTTTAATTGAAGATTGTACATACGGTTTCTGTCACGGTTGCCTAACTTGCGGTTCGGAATCTGTACATAATAAAAATATAATTTTAAGAAGAATAAATATTAAAGAGGGTAAAAATTTGTTGTGGCTTAAAATGCGTCCCGATACACCTCAGCATTATGAATATATCAGTGTTGAAGATATAAACGGTAAAATTGACAGCTTTATCAACATAAACCCTTGGACGCAGTTTTACGATTTGAAAGACAGGAAAGATATACCGCTTTCTTATGCGGATAATGTTGTAATGAAAAATTGCGAATGTGAGTGTAATACGTTTTTCGATGTCAAGACAGATGAAAGTCAATATATATTGTCAGATTTTACTTTTGAAAATTTACAGATTAAAGCAAAAGTAAACGGCTTTGATGAAAATGCAATACGAAATGTCAAAATTGAAAATGTAAAGGTTACTTTATGA
- a CDS encoding RNA polymerase sigma factor has protein sequence MIDEQKLLHNLKKRNRNSLDDIIKIYTPYVSVIVYNTVGCKLSKEDMEEIVSDTFFLLWQNSLNIDETKGNMRSYLATIARNTSKNKLRKYHSNEVLNEQIISSDLTPQDNIIKAENSQFLTELITSLGEPDSEIFFRYYYYNEKIKTISKAMNISLSTVKTKLYRGKQKLKNTIIKRRANDE, from the coding sequence TTGATTGATGAACAAAAACTTTTACATAATCTAAAAAAGCGAAATCGTAACAGTTTAGACGACATTATAAAAATATACACGCCGTATGTAAGCGTGATTGTTTATAATACAGTCGGCTGTAAATTATCAAAAGAAGATATGGAAGAAATCGTTTCCGATACATTTTTTCTTTTATGGCAAAACTCTTTAAATATTGATGAAACCAAAGGCAATATGCGTTCATATTTAGCAACTATTGCCCGAAACACATCAAAGAATAAACTTCGCAAATATCATTCAAATGAAGTTCTGAATGAGCAAATTATATCAAGCGATTTAACACCTCAAGACAATATAATAAAAGCAGAAAACAGTCAATTTTTAACCGAACTGATTACATCACTCGGCGAGCCTGACAGTGAAATATTTTTCAGGTATTATTACTACAATGAAAAAATCAAAACAATTTCAAAAGCAATGAATATTTCCCTGTCGACAGTCAAAACAAAACTGTATCGCGGTAAACAAAAATTAAAAAACACTATTATAAAAAGGAGGGCTAATGATGAATAA
- a CDS encoding DUF4179 domain-containing protein, giving the protein MNKHLAKLQKELDISDTHNMPSTDIILKNVNNKINVSPEERKIYMKRKYLKITSIAAVICALAVTTAFAADSISGKIGEIISYFQNDNAVEMTSLEQLANFNDSIGKSISKDGYTLTLDNVAADDNFVHVFYTVTSENEPFYNSSDNNAPIWSNSLNVSADIRCVINGKLSDVSNNNHESGYFVDQHTYKCAEKYNVSGYNIPNKFNLELFAFISKADTSEENFPVAFTKLLNGQYDGITDDDKNSVWYISTDIDKSKVKVSSITKDINLKLPNSDATVEKAVFSPFGNQLVISTPSTGDPDNVIANIDSFALYDENDTCLDILNSDLSVNGDGSSRNSLEFLKANKDTKQLKFVPVKYSYNTEDFDTIFNSVGTYPIEYKINDYGKVIVTGIRITDGEIDIDYYKDGFVPYDPAFVLQNDNGENAEPGDKFSSTLYTDVNYETNSYTARYVFEAYDDNGKLLPIPESSKADALKQQFTKLGVVKTDYYTLDFDSAVTVNLK; this is encoded by the coding sequence ATGAATAAACATTTAGCTAAATTACAAAAAGAATTAGATATTTCAGATACTCATAATATGCCGAGTACGGATATTATTCTGAAAAACGTAAACAACAAAATCAATGTTTCTCCTGAAGAAAGGAAGATTTATATGAAAAGAAAATATTTAAAAATAACATCAATCGCCGCCGTTATATGCGCACTTGCGGTTACAACCGCATTTGCGGCTGATTCAATCAGCGGTAAAATAGGCGAAATTATATCATATTTCCAAAATGACAATGCTGTCGAAATGACAAGCCTTGAACAGCTTGCAAATTTTAACGACTCAATCGGAAAAAGCATATCAAAGGACGGTTACACACTTACTCTCGACAACGTAGCCGCTGATGATAACTTTGTTCATGTATTTTATACAGTTACTTCTGAAAATGAGCCTTTTTACAATAGCTCTGACAATAACGCACCTATTTGGAGCAACAGTTTAAATGTTTCGGCAGACATTCGATGTGTTATAAACGGCAAGCTATCAGACGTAAGCAACAACAATCACGAAAGCGGATATTTTGTTGACCAACATACATATAAATGTGCGGAAAAATACAATGTGTCAGGATATAATATTCCGAATAAATTCAATCTTGAATTGTTTGCATTTATATCAAAAGCAGATACTTCCGAAGAAAATTTTCCTGTCGCATTTACCAAATTGTTGAACGGTCAATATGACGGTATAACCGATGACGATAAAAACTCAGTGTGGTACATTTCAACCGATATTGACAAATCAAAAGTCAAGGTTAGTAGTATAACAAAAGACATAAATTTAAAATTGCCTAATTCTGACGCTACTGTTGAAAAAGCCGTATTTTCACCATTCGGCAATCAGCTTGTGATTTCAACCCCATCAACAGGTGATCCTGATAATGTCATCGCAAATATTGACAGTTTTGCTTTGTATGACGAAAACGATACTTGCCTTGATATTTTAAACTCTGATTTAAGTGTAAATGGTGACGGAAGTTCACGAAATTCACTTGAATTTCTTAAAGCAAACAAGGATACAAAACAGTTAAAATTCGTACCTGTTAAATACTCATACAATACAGAAGATTTCGATACAATATTTAACAGTGTCGGAACATATCCTATTGAATACAAAATTAACGACTATGGCAAAGTGATTGTAACCGGTATCAGAATTACAGACGGTGAAATTGACATTGATTATTACAAAGACGGTTTTGTTCCATATGATCCTGCGTTTGTTCTTCAAAATGACAACGGCGAAAATGCAGAACCGGGTGATAAATTCAGCTCAACATTATACACCGATGTAAATTACGAAACTAACAGCTATACTGCAAGGTATGTATTTGAAGCATATGACGATAACGGTAAACTATTACCGATACCCGAAAGTTCAAAAGCAGACGCTCTAAAACAGCAATTTACAAAACTCGGTGTTGTTAAAACAGATTACTACACTCTTGATTTTGACAGTGCCGTAACAGTTAATCTAAAATAG